GTGGATCAAGTGCTTGAATGTGTTTCAAGACCAATCAGCCCATCACTCCCAGAGCTGTTTGTGGCGATAATTAttgcaaagaaagaaagtaaacagaGTCAAGGACGCCTGGCTGAGTGAAAGTGTTACCTGGCCCTCCTCGCTGTACACCGGGAGACACACGTGGAAGGCGCGGCACCCGTTATCCATGTCAGCGTAGTAACCAAAGGCTCGGTCGTTGCAGTCAAAAGGGGACGATAGTATACCGAATCCTCCCGGTAAGCGGCCTGCCATCCTACCAGAGGCCCCTGCTGCAAgggctgccatcaccaccaccaccagccggaGCACTGATGAAGCTTCCATTTTAATGGTCAGGGCTGTATTTGTCTCTGAAATGTCAATTAGACAGAATGGATATTGATCCAAGTTATTGTTTTAAAACTTATGAATATAAACAACCATGGgtcttaacaaaaaaaaaaaagatatcactACAACCAGGGCATGAACCAGCTCAGGCTGTGTCAGTGCCGACAACTTGAGGAATCAAAAGGCATTGTACAGAAGGGATACAACCGCACAGTCACAAAGAAGGTTAACTTCAGAAGGATATCAGTTGCATGGGACCAGGGGCATTTTCCTCTCCAGTATCTTGGAGTGGAGGGGACAGACTGGTATTTGTTCATTGTTACACTGTTATGAGTTTCACTTAAACCAGTCTAAAACTGTATCAAATGTGCAGTTTGTAACTTCTAACTGTTTTGATGATTACGAAAACTTTCATTTTAAAAACACGTTATTTTCCATAATTCttgagtgctctctctctctctctctctctctctctctctctctctctctctctctctctctctctctctctctctctctctctctctctctctctctctctctctctctctctctctctctctctctctgaactgtaCTGCTCTCTTCGTATGTATTCCAGTATATTATCAATTATGCCCTACAGTAGTGTACAGAGATACTGTAGTGAGAAGAAACGGTATCAGTATGTCTCCTTACCTGAGTGGCTGGAGTGAGTGGCTTCTTGAGGCAGTGGGCAcaagagacagtgagagagacttGGTGAGGTGTCTCCAGTGGTCGGGTGTTGGGACTGGACTGGGATCGAGGGAGGCTGCGAGGCGGACGGACACGATTGTCGACTGGGTGGGCAGGTCACTCGCGGCGAGGTGAGGTaggatgattttttttgtctgtgaaGTCACGAGTCTTCGTGGCCTTGACGGCAGGCTGGCCCTTATGGCAGGTATGGGAAAGGTTGACCTCTCTCACGCTGTACTCTTAACGTAAGGAGGAAGACGATGGCTTGCATCCTGTCAATGAAGCCTACAACTTACACAATATAATGAATATTTGTAGGTGTATGTAAGCCcgtgcgcttgtgtgtgtgtgtgtgtgtgtgtgtgtgtgtgtgtgtgtgtgtgtgtgtgtgtgtgtgtgtgtgtgtgtgtgtgtgtgtgtgtgtgtgtgtgtgtgtgtgtgtgtgtgtgtgtgtgtgtgtgtgtgtgtgtgtgtgtatatatatatatatatatatatatatatatatatatatatatatatatatatatatatatatatatatatatatatatatatatatatatatatatatatatatatatatatatatatatacaagtcacaggaaggaacacacacaggaGCAGTCAGGAGTTCCAGAGCTACGTGTTTCTACGTTATGCACATttggtcaagttaaagttacGCTCATTTCAGAGCTAGAACcgtagaaacacccttgaaaactgtcacttcaactggagcctttagaaaggatatatatatatatatatatatatatatatatatatatatatatatatatatatatatatatatatatatatatatatatatatatatatatatatatatatatatatatatgcatgattTGCATATTTGTTACCCTAGGAGCGAAGGTCAGTGTAAGACGTGTTTGGCGTTCTCGTTGGCGTGAGAGGCAGTCACGTTGGCAAGGGATGAGGCACAAATGGCAGAAAGCTTGTCACGAGAACAGAAAACTGTATGCTATTTCTGGTTCCCTCAATCCccacccactttttttttcaattcacctctctctctctctctctctctctctctctctctctctctctctctctctctctctctctctctctctctctctctcataagtatTCATTTACAAAACGCCCCGTTAACAGTTACTGAGATGCATCTCCATCTCATTGGATGAAAAATAGCTGTCTTACTGGTATTATTTCCATTTGTGACAAGTTTCGAAAGTCTTGTAGGAGTGAAAGGTAAACCTGATGAGGAAGGAGGTGGGCGTGAGACGTTGAGGGATGCACCGCCTTGCTTACACACGGCGTGGCGGGTGGCGGAcagggtgagtgagaggaatgCTGCTGCCTCAAGGCCACCGAGTCTTCTTCTTGGCCACGCACAGGTTGCCCAGAACCCATAACATGCCGTCAGGCCTCTAATATCACGATTCTTGGTtcaaatagacaaggaagaaaaggtaacTTGAAAAATAATTGAAGGGTGTAACGCATCATACTCACCCGCTGTCATACTTGTTTAGCCTGACCGGAGATTGTGAAGGTGGTAATGTGTTGACAGTTAcggtacttgagagagagagagagagagagagagagagagagagagagagagagagagagagagagagagagagagaatttatgcaTACAAATGAATAAACCCGTCCGTCAGAACAGCAGACCTTTTACATTTTAACCTcagagacaaagaaggaaacacGCTACTAACATTCCAGCTACTCGAATGCTTTAAAACTGTTtagatttcctttttcttgcccATGAAGTCATTCCGGTTTTTCAGGTTCGCCTTACCAGTGCTTACATTATTGCTTTATCGTCACGGAGGGTGGAAAGAAGGATCTCCGGCCAAAATTAACTGGAAGagctttttaaccccttcagcaccatattcattctgcttatatttgatgattttatacagcttcagaaactcttgtgggggattagaatagtgaagactgtggccattaatcttctgacctccatagactcttcccgatgtcaacaaaatggtcaaatcttacacaaatctcaaggtaaaaatgtgtcccagtattctCAGATCCTCCTTTGTatgtttattaaaaaaaaaaaacccatgaaATTCGCAACGAGTCGTGATATCTGTGTGTTTGGAaatgtgttgttgtttatttgtttattctattttcgaTACGACTCTATATACATttaaggatgaggatgatagatggaattaagtaactttgctcatacagggccTGGCGACCTCTTGCACCTTCCCTCTTTttgtatgttcttatgttctttgattattgtttatttcttttttactttttttgtgtatataagAGAAcgaagatagtgtgtgtgtgtgtgtgtgtgtgtgtgtgtgtgtgtgtgtgtgtgtgtgtgtgtgtgtgtgtgtgtgtgtgtgtttgtgtgtatttttaagcACTTATTCCTAATGGTGTTTGTAAAATAtgaagctgttgttgttgttgttgttgttgttatttttgttttcgtttctgtTATTTCTGTTGTATtgtatttaaagaataaccaaaCTAGTCATAACATGTGACAATTAGATTCTTGTACTTTTGTctatcaatcatcatcatcatcatcacattcttcttctccttcatcttcttcatctttatcttgttgttgttgttgttgttgttgttgttgttgttgttcttattattattattaaaattaatattaataattttattattatcgttattatattattattattattattattattattattattattattattattattattattattattattattattattattattattattattattattattattattattattattattattattattattattattattattattattattattattattattattatagttattattattattattattattattattattattattattattattattattattattattattattataataataataatattattattattattatcattatcattattcattattatcatgattattattattattattattattattattattattattattattattattattattattattattattattattattattattattattattattattattattattattattattattattatttattattattattattattattattattattattattattattattattattattattattattattattattattattattattattattattattattattattattattattattataattattattattattattatcatcatcatcattattatatcattattatttatatcatcatcaccgtcatcatcaacATCTTGCATTACAAGTTTCCTATGCTTACTAAGCCTCACCACTGTGAAGGGCATGGTTGCATTCATGATCTGTTCCCTCAGCCTTCCGCATGAACCCGTCAGGAGGGATGAGTTAACTCCAGGCACCCTCCAGCACTCAGACCTGCTTCTCACCTGGCCTTGTCGAGGCTTCTCACTCACCGCACTGCAAACAGGGGTTCTTTTTATGATGAATCGGTTGCTGGGCTGCATGAGCTGACTGGCTAGATAACTGAGCGATTGCCTTGTTGGCCTCGATTACTGATTACTTACTTGATCATCTGACCGATTGATTGTTTAGTTGATTAGGTGAACAATAGATCAAActaatctttaaccccttcagtaccttgacgcgtttccatattcattctgcgtactatttggcgattttatacagattcagaaacttatgtggaaattaaaatagtgaagacttcgtacattaatcttctaacctccatagactcttcgtaatgtaaataaaatcgtctaatcgtaagGAAAACTcgaagtaaaaatgcgtcccagtactaaagagatTAATTGTCTGTGTGACTTACAaactgagtgaatgagtgaacgaATCAATCACGCATGGATTAATTGGCTGACTGATTGGGTAAATGATGATCTGATTCAGTATTGGACTAGCTGATTGACTTACCGAGTGTCATGCTGGCTGAGCGACTGTGCCCACTGCGTTTAAATCGAAAAGCAAATgctaatgataaaaatacataatttgTTGTATAAAACCGAACATAGTCATTAGTACGCAAGATAGATAATAGCAGTGATTCTTGTTGATGCTGAGTAGTAAAATGaacaacaagaaataatagtaaacaTGTGATCTGGTTTCccaatctttttattttaatatcttcaaggagagagagagagagagagagagagagagagagagagagagagagagacaccttgTCATTGTGCTGataacttccttctttcccgtGTTGAACATGAGAGGAAAACACGATTGcaaaaattaatatagaaataaataacaatattaaaCAAATAATTGGAAAAGatgctaaagtttgtgttgtgtcGGTGGTGTTCTTGCAGAGTTGTGTCTCTAAGTCGATGTCGTTGATGTAGTAGTTGCAGTGCGTTATCGGGGAAGCGAGGTAGTGACTTGAATTTATTTATAGGCCGCCAGATGGTTAGTGAATAAATGCTTAGTTTGCTCCGCGTGACCCAGTGCAAGCAGCGTGAGAAGGATGAACAGGACAGCAAAGCCAATGCAGCGTATGTTTGTCCTTCAACTTTCCTTTCATGCTGACAACAAGTATTGCTTAATTCAGGAGTGAGCGGCCTTCATCCTGAGGCCACTCGTGAGGACATAGCAGTAGAGGGAAAGGGGATAATGAATGACGTTCCCTGACACGCTTGCATGGCCCTCCTGTTTCTTATAAGTTTATGTATACGTTTCTGTTTTCTCTGGGAGGTGTAGATTAGTGATAGGCAACCAAGGATCCATTTTGTTTTCGATGGGTACTTGGGAATAAGTGGTACGTGGAGGGCTACGCGATGTGGTCAGTGTGTATAAGAGTGCACTGTAGGAAAACATATTGttggatgaaaagaatgaaaatattacAAATTTATTCTTTTGGTATTGTTCCTCTCACAGCAGAAAATATACGAATATTAGTGCAAGATGAATACCAGTGTTTACAGTGATGGTCTATATTCTTCTTATAT
The sequence above is drawn from the Portunus trituberculatus isolate SZX2019 chromosome 41, ASM1759143v1, whole genome shotgun sequence genome and encodes:
- the LOC123517045 gene encoding U-scoloptoxin(01)-Er1a-like, yielding MEASSVLRLVVVVMAALAAGASGRMAGRLPGGFGILSSPFDCNDRAFGYYADMDNGCRAFHVCLPVYSEEGQLEEVAHFTFMCGQNAVFSQDSLTCAHPSESLPCSEAAAHYEVSNANFGIIPEENQEFSEQPVSLQ